One genomic segment of Catalinimonas alkaloidigena includes these proteins:
- a CDS encoding response regulator transcription factor produces MKNECKILIVDDHQMIRDLIGFMLDGREEYSIVGKVSSLEEAEQVLSKQKVDVCILDLSLGEGDGLELLRASYKDRPEIKFLILSMYANPSNIQQSIKLGAKGFLPKDASGEELMRGIEDVANGKKYYSPKIIETLIGDWTPEPPKGGLIDKINQLTRREKEILSAVVEGKSNHDIADLYGISKRTAENHRSRILKKTGARSFMELARVVMENRMELV; encoded by the coding sequence ATGAAAAATGAATGTAAAATACTCATTGTAGATGACCATCAGATGATCCGTGACCTGATTGGATTTATGTTAGACGGACGTGAAGAGTACTCAATCGTAGGTAAAGTTTCATCCCTGGAAGAAGCCGAGCAAGTATTGAGTAAACAGAAGGTAGATGTTTGTATTTTGGATCTCTCTCTCGGTGAAGGAGATGGTTTGGAACTTTTACGTGCTTCCTACAAAGACCGGCCCGAGATCAAATTTCTTATCCTTTCAATGTATGCCAATCCTTCAAATATCCAGCAGTCAATCAAGCTGGGTGCCAAAGGGTTTTTACCTAAGGATGCCTCGGGCGAAGAATTAATGCGTGGAATAGAAGATGTGGCCAATGGAAAAAAATACTACAGCCCTAAAATCATTGAAACGCTGATTGGTGACTGGACACCTGAGCCCCCCAAAGGAGGCCTGATTGACAAGATTAACCAGCTTACCCGTAGAGAAAAAGAGATTCTGAGTGCTGTAGTTGAAGGCAAAAGTAACCATGATATCGCCGACCTCTATGGAATAAGTAAGCGGACTGCCGAAAATCACCGCTCTCGCATCCTGAAAAAAACTGGTGCCAGGAGCTTTATGGAACTTGCGCGTGTAGTGATGGAAAATCGGATGGAACTGGTCTGA
- a CDS encoding PAS domain-containing protein, protein MAYTRAYLERLDKEALVDLFLKANESQEHRPYDNSEVLKLYADQVINLSPDAILLINHETLFLEGCNQAALALLELDTKENLATYLDDLFQDRPVFFEILKELGSALKDYPEVSMEIEFTTSRRNQRWGHMVCKKIRLLENTLIFIRIIDITSIKLTQQQLLESEQRLAEAQQIAQLGSYTISIDGESFKSHYSQTFCQIVGVKSQEEKDSFVTSYLQYIHPDDRTDVKNSIRKMLERKKGGSFEHRIKTKDGTEKHLLSIIRLEQDDEGFIQKIIGTIQDISRRKESEARLKASEERYRLTAENTNDGIWYWNKANDDTYISSKYRWILEKLDVLGKNLEEAKWDMLIHPDDIEAISEILEDCLKGNIPHFSRELRLLSETGEYRWYEAKGTVIMNEQKEIDFMVGAISSIHNRKVVEQKLLQQDRILNFAQHIAKVGSWTWNIEEKDLIFSDELYNIYGIDKRIRGKRLMEALAQLVVEEDRAKVKNFIHEVLALPEHKPTHSIEFHVRLSSGTEKVLRSTGKFYTRSGDGESDKLIGTTQDITEVKQREKELILAKEQAEVSKQAKDRFLQIISHEIRNPLNAIVGISRLLQQADLNKSQEHIKTLNFSASHLLSLINDLLDTAKLQYGKISLEEMPFSITEQLRQTEDLFRPQLADKETTLEVKVDDDIPEEVLGDPTRFNQIIFNLISNAVKYTYRGCVTLEVKQLKQMADHYLLQFVVSDSGVGILSKNLEKIFDAFEQDDLLINQQKGGTGLGLYIVRELVNLMSGNIRVESEFGKGTRFIFTLPFYKVQSNSQREKSDELHKHLQLSDKKVLYVEDAVYNQLLLKGYVKMWNLNLELAANVKEAVEMATKQKYDLVLTDFRLPDGSGEDVVVKLKKINSYYHNIPFIAISAYSLDNKGQRCFNDYIQKPINFDKFFYVLRKYLTPNEKELHNISRSLEGDNTFRSKDVLAFLREHQPAHYQSIVKNMESELLMIKEQLSQSVLRQNYRLYLQMVHKLSSALKIMHEASFLDFLESMADLPKKTSEKKDLVKKLDGYFKEIIQKWKNNNFAQK, encoded by the coding sequence ATGGCATATACGCGCGCATACCTGGAGCGTTTGGATAAAGAAGCGCTGGTAGATTTGTTCCTGAAAGCAAATGAGAGTCAGGAGCACAGACCTTATGATAATAGTGAAGTGCTAAAACTCTATGCTGATCAGGTTATCAATCTTTCTCCTGATGCTATATTGCTTATCAACCATGAAACCCTGTTTCTGGAAGGCTGTAACCAGGCTGCGCTCGCTTTATTAGAATTAGATACCAAAGAAAATTTAGCCACTTACCTGGACGATTTATTTCAGGATCGCCCTGTTTTTTTTGAAATTTTGAAGGAGTTGGGCTCAGCACTGAAAGACTACCCTGAAGTATCTATGGAAATTGAGTTTACCACCTCGCGCAGAAATCAACGCTGGGGGCATATGGTCTGTAAAAAGATCAGATTACTGGAAAATACGCTTATCTTCATTCGTATCATAGATATCACCTCTATCAAGCTGACGCAACAACAACTACTTGAAAGTGAACAAAGGCTGGCAGAGGCCCAGCAGATTGCACAGCTGGGAAGCTATACCATCAGCATTGATGGAGAAAGTTTTAAAAGTCATTACTCCCAGACATTCTGTCAGATCGTAGGTGTAAAAAGCCAGGAAGAAAAGGATTCATTCGTCACCTCTTATCTTCAGTATATCCACCCTGATGATCGGACTGACGTGAAGAACTCTATAAGAAAAATGTTGGAAAGAAAAAAGGGAGGGAGCTTTGAGCATAGAATTAAGACTAAAGATGGCACTGAGAAACACCTGTTATCTATCATCCGGCTGGAACAGGATGATGAAGGTTTTATCCAGAAGATCATTGGAACAATTCAGGATATCAGCCGAAGAAAAGAATCCGAAGCCCGCCTGAAAGCAAGCGAAGAGCGTTACAGACTTACGGCGGAGAATACAAATGACGGAATCTGGTACTGGAATAAAGCCAACGATGATACCTATATTTCTTCCAAGTACAGATGGATACTAGAAAAGCTTGATGTGCTTGGAAAAAATCTGGAGGAGGCGAAATGGGATATGCTTATTCATCCTGATGATATTGAAGCTATCTCTGAAATTCTTGAAGATTGTTTGAAAGGTAATATACCACACTTTAGCCGTGAACTCCGTCTTTTGTCAGAAACCGGCGAATATCGCTGGTATGAGGCTAAAGGTACAGTGATCATGAATGAGCAAAAAGAGATAGATTTCATGGTAGGGGCGATCAGTAGCATCCATAATCGCAAAGTAGTGGAGCAGAAACTCCTGCAGCAGGATAGGATACTTAATTTTGCTCAGCATATTGCCAAAGTTGGAAGCTGGACTTGGAACATAGAGGAAAAAGATTTGATATTCTCAGATGAACTTTACAACATCTATGGCATAGACAAGAGAATCAGGGGTAAGAGATTGATGGAGGCTCTTGCTCAGTTGGTAGTAGAGGAAGACAGAGCTAAAGTAAAAAATTTTATACATGAGGTGCTTGCATTACCTGAACACAAGCCAACTCATTCCATAGAGTTTCACGTGCGCCTAAGTTCCGGTACAGAAAAAGTGCTCAGGAGTACAGGTAAGTTTTATACCCGCAGCGGTGATGGCGAATCTGACAAGCTCATTGGTACTACACAAGATATTACTGAAGTAAAGCAAAGGGAGAAAGAACTTATTCTTGCCAAAGAGCAGGCAGAGGTTTCCAAGCAGGCCAAAGATCGCTTTCTGCAAATCATCAGTCACGAAATCCGCAACCCCCTTAATGCCATCGTGGGTATCAGTCGCTTGCTTCAACAAGCGGATCTGAACAAAAGCCAGGAGCATATCAAAACGCTTAACTTTTCGGCCAGCCATCTGCTTTCCCTGATCAATGACCTACTGGATACCGCTAAGCTTCAGTATGGAAAAATAAGCCTGGAAGAAATGCCTTTCAGTATTACTGAGCAACTGAGACAAACCGAAGATCTTTTTCGTCCTCAGCTAGCCGATAAAGAAACCACGCTGGAAGTAAAGGTAGATGACGATATTCCGGAAGAGGTGCTAGGAGATCCCACTCGTTTTAATCAGATTATCTTTAACCTGATCAGCAATGCGGTTAAATATACTTATCGCGGGTGTGTAACCCTGGAGGTAAAACAGTTAAAGCAGATGGCAGATCACTATCTGCTGCAATTTGTAGTTTCAGACAGCGGAGTAGGCATTCTCTCAAAAAATCTGGAGAAAATATTTGACGCTTTTGAGCAGGACGACCTCCTGATCAATCAGCAGAAGGGAGGTACAGGCCTGGGGCTATATATCGTAAGAGAACTGGTTAACCTGATGTCGGGAAACATTCGTGTGGAAAGTGAGTTTGGTAAGGGTACCAGATTTATCTTTACCTTACCCTTTTATAAGGTTCAGAGTAATAGTCAGAGAGAAAAGAGTGATGAATTGCATAAGCATTTACAGCTTTCTGATAAAAAAGTCCTGTATGTAGAAGATGCTGTCTATAACCAGTTACTCCTTAAAGGTTATGTAAAGATGTGGAATCTTAACCTTGAATTGGCAGCGAACGTCAAGGAAGCTGTGGAGATGGCTACTAAACAAAAATATGATCTTGTACTGACAGATTTCAGACTTCCTGACGGTAGTGGTGAAGATGTGGTCGTTAAACTGAAAAAAATAAATTCATACTATCATAATATTCCATTTATCGCTATTTCAGCTTATAGTTTAGACAACAAAGGGCAGAGATGCTTCAACGATTACATACAAAAGCCGATTAATTTTGATAAGTTCTTTTACGTGTTACGTAAGTATTTAACCCCTAACGAAAAGGAGCTACATAATATCAGTCGGAGCCTGGAAGGTGACAATACTTTTAGAAGCAAGGATGTACTCGCGTTTCTTCGTGAGCATCAACCTGCTCACTATCAGAGCATTGTGAAAAATATGGAAAGTGAATTGCTGATGATTAAGGAACAGCTCTCGCAAAGTGTTCTTCGGCAAAATTACAGATTGTACTTGCAGATGGTTCATAAGTTGAGCAGTGCGCTAAAAATTATGCATGAGGCTAGCTTTTTGGACTTTCTGGAGTCCATGGCTGATCTTCCCAAAAAAACTTCAGAAAAAAAAGATCTTGTCAAAAAACTGGATGGCTACTTTAAAGAAATAATACAGAAATGGAAAAATAATAACTTTGCCCAAAAATGA
- a CDS encoding glutamine--tRNA ligase/YqeY domain fusion protein produces MNKQEERTSLNFLEAIIEEDISKGKNNGVVHTRFPPEPNGYLHLGHAKSICLNFGLAEQYGGKTNLRFDDTNPVTESIEYINSIKEDVHWLGFDWEGREYYASDYFPQLYEWAVKLIKEGKAYVDDSPVEEIRRMRGTPTEPGEESPFRNRPVEESLDLFERMKSGEFPEGSRVLRAKIDMTSPNMQLRDPVMYRILNKEHHRTGDSWKIYPNYDWAHGQSDALEGITHSICTLEFEIHRPLYDWFLEQIGDFNPQPRQIEFARLNLSYTVMSKRKLLELVNGNYVNGWDDPRMPTIKGIRRRGYTPESLRNFAERVGVAKRDNVIDLSLLEFCIREDLNKKAPRVMGVLNPVKLIITNYPEGKTEELEVENNPEDPDGGNRIVPFSRELYIEQDDFMEEPPKKFFRLGPGREVRLKGAYIIKCEDFKKNPETGELEEIYCTYDPETKSGEDTSGKKVKGTMHWVSAPHAISVEVRVYDRLFSDPDPNGHKDKDFKEFLNPDSLQIIESAFVEPSLKAAKPLEPFQFMRKGYYTLDPDSTSDQLIFNQTVTLRDTWAKIQKK; encoded by the coding sequence ATGAATAAGCAAGAAGAGCGTACTTCACTTAATTTTTTAGAAGCGATAATAGAAGAAGATATTTCTAAAGGAAAAAACAATGGCGTAGTACATACCCGCTTTCCTCCGGAGCCTAACGGTTATTTACACCTGGGCCATGCCAAATCCATCTGCCTGAACTTTGGTTTAGCTGAACAATATGGCGGTAAGACCAATCTCCGTTTTGATGACACCAATCCCGTTACTGAGAGTATTGAGTACATCAATTCCATCAAAGAGGATGTACACTGGCTGGGCTTTGACTGGGAAGGCCGGGAATACTACGCTTCAGACTACTTTCCCCAACTCTATGAATGGGCAGTAAAGCTTATTAAGGAAGGTAAAGCTTATGTAGATGATTCTCCCGTTGAGGAGATTCGCCGTATGCGCGGTACCCCTACTGAGCCGGGAGAAGAGAGTCCTTTTCGCAACCGTCCGGTGGAAGAAAGTCTGGACCTTTTTGAAAGAATGAAGAGCGGGGAATTCCCCGAAGGTTCTCGGGTACTGCGGGCAAAAATTGACATGACATCACCCAATATGCAATTGCGCGACCCGGTAATGTACCGCATCTTAAACAAGGAGCATCATCGTACCGGAGATAGCTGGAAAATTTACCCCAACTACGACTGGGCTCACGGGCAAAGTGATGCATTAGAAGGCATCACACACTCTATTTGTACATTGGAGTTTGAAATACATCGCCCGCTCTACGACTGGTTTCTTGAGCAGATTGGTGATTTCAACCCACAGCCCCGGCAAATTGAATTTGCCAGGCTCAACCTCAGCTATACAGTTATGAGTAAACGTAAGCTGCTGGAGTTAGTCAATGGTAATTATGTAAATGGCTGGGATGATCCCCGCATGCCTACCATCAAAGGGATTCGTCGCCGTGGCTACACACCGGAAAGCCTGCGCAACTTTGCTGAACGTGTAGGCGTAGCAAAGCGGGATAATGTAATTGATTTGAGCCTACTGGAGTTTTGCATACGCGAAGACCTTAACAAAAAGGCGCCCCGGGTGATGGGAGTACTCAACCCTGTCAAACTCATCATCACCAATTATCCGGAAGGCAAAACTGAAGAACTGGAAGTAGAAAATAATCCTGAAGATCCGGATGGTGGCAATAGAATCGTTCCATTTTCCAGAGAACTGTATATTGAACAGGATGACTTCATGGAAGAGCCACCCAAGAAGTTTTTCCGCTTGGGGCCGGGAAGAGAGGTAAGGCTAAAAGGCGCTTACATCATCAAATGTGAGGACTTTAAGAAAAACCCAGAGACCGGTGAGCTTGAGGAAATCTACTGTACCTATGATCCTGAAACCAAAAGCGGTGAAGATACCAGCGGCAAAAAGGTAAAAGGAACCATGCACTGGGTTTCGGCTCCTCATGCCATTTCCGTAGAAGTAAGGGTGTACGACAGGCTCTTCAGTGATCCTGATCCCAATGGGCATAAAGACAAAGACTTCAAAGAGTTCTTGAACCCTGACTCTTTACAGATTATTGAAAGCGCTTTTGTAGAACCCAGCCTGAAAGCAGCAAAGCCGCTAGAGCCTTTTCAGTTTATGCGCAAAGGTTACTATACGCTTGATCCGGATTCTACATCAGATCAACTGATATTTAACCAAACCGTCACCTTACGTGACACCTGGGCAAAAATTCAGAAGAAATAA
- the argC gene encoding N-acetyl-gamma-glutamyl-phosphate reductase — translation MNKLKIGIIGATGYTGSELIRILYGHPQADIKLLTSESKSGQKISEIYPALLDVVDHVLQPMAEVKNHELDVVFLALPHGAAMNFVKDHSDAPFKIIDLSGDFRLSNVEVYEEWYGMDHIFPQGFETAVYGLPEINRERIRDAKLIANPGCYPTASILATYPLMKSKLINPDTIIIDAKSGTTGAGVKPKSATHFTNVHDNFKPYAIKTHRHSIEIQETLSAPGLEATVQFTPHLLPIDRGIIATAYTQPEGETDEKSVQQAYEAAYADEPFIRLRQQPPSVKDVRSSNFCDIFATYDARTKRIITVSAIDNLVKGASGQAVHNMNLMFGLAEDSGLRQVPINP, via the coding sequence ATGAATAAACTAAAGATAGGAATTATAGGAGCTACAGGATACACGGGCTCCGAGCTTATCCGTATTTTATATGGGCATCCTCAGGCAGACATCAAATTACTGACTTCTGAAAGTAAAAGCGGGCAAAAAATTTCAGAAATTTACCCTGCGCTTCTTGATGTGGTAGACCATGTACTTCAGCCTATGGCAGAAGTAAAAAATCATGAACTGGATGTAGTTTTTTTGGCGCTACCCCACGGCGCAGCTATGAATTTTGTCAAAGACCATTCAGATGCTCCTTTCAAGATCATAGACCTTTCCGGCGATTTCAGACTGAGCAATGTCGAGGTGTATGAAGAGTGGTATGGAATGGACCATATTTTTCCTCAGGGCTTTGAAACGGCTGTCTATGGATTGCCTGAAATCAACCGGGAGCGCATTCGCGACGCCAAGCTGATTGCCAATCCCGGATGCTACCCTACCGCATCCATACTGGCTACTTACCCTTTAATGAAAAGTAAGCTGATCAATCCTGATACCATCATCATAGATGCCAAATCTGGTACCACGGGTGCAGGGGTAAAGCCCAAGTCTGCTACGCATTTTACCAATGTACATGATAACTTCAAGCCTTACGCAATCAAAACACACCGGCACAGCATTGAAATACAGGAAACATTAAGTGCTCCCGGCTTGGAGGCTACCGTACAATTTACGCCCCACCTGCTACCTATTGACCGGGGAATCATCGCAACAGCCTATACACAACCTGAAGGTGAAACAGATGAAAAAAGTGTACAACAAGCCTATGAAGCGGCTTATGCTGATGAGCCTTTCATACGCCTGCGCCAGCAGCCTCCTTCGGTAAAAGATGTGCGTAGCTCTAATTTTTGTGATATCTTTGCTACCTATGACGCGCGCACTAAGCGCATCATTACCGTAAGTGCTATTGATAATCTGGTAAAAGGAGCGTCAGGACAGGCAGTACATAATATGAATCTGATGTTTGGTCTCGCTGAAGATAGCGGACTCAGGCAAGTACCTATCAACCCATAA
- the argJ gene encoding bifunctional glutamate N-acetyltransferase/amino-acid acetyltransferase ArgJ has protein sequence MIRNITSVKGFSCWGAHTGVKSMRRDLALIFSEVPASAAATFTQNEVVAEPIKVSKRHIANGKAQAIVINAGNANACTGEQGRQGAEAMVETMAEELGIDKELVLVASTGLIGKEFPTDEIVEGIRENVKKLSNKSNAGSFLANAILTTDTFAKEGYIDFEIDGKQANMAGIAKGSGMIHPNMATMLAFICTDVAVAPELLQKMVRKAVSTSFNMITVDGDTSTNDMVAVLANGLAGNQEIQSEDDPGYNEFMHQLEEMMKHLAKLIVSDGEGASKFIEYTVVNAPDELTARKLVRNISDSTLVKAAMYGRDPNWGRVICAAGNAGVPFNYKDVDLYIGEEKTLVKVLEDGKPLEFDRNYMKKVLRESHIRIQLDMKNGDAQAVGWGADLTTDYVVFNSVYTT, from the coding sequence ATGATTCGCAACATAACTAGTGTTAAAGGATTTAGCTGTTGGGGAGCCCATACAGGCGTTAAGTCCATGAGGCGAGATCTCGCTCTCATCTTTTCTGAAGTACCCGCCAGTGCTGCGGCTACTTTTACGCAAAATGAAGTAGTAGCTGAACCCATCAAAGTTTCCAAACGGCATATCGCCAACGGAAAGGCACAAGCTATCGTAATCAATGCAGGAAATGCCAACGCCTGCACCGGAGAACAGGGCCGGCAAGGAGCGGAAGCGATGGTAGAAACCATGGCTGAAGAACTGGGCATTGACAAAGAGCTTGTACTTGTGGCCTCCACCGGCTTAATTGGTAAAGAATTTCCCACAGATGAAATTGTAGAAGGCATACGTGAAAACGTAAAAAAACTTAGCAACAAATCAAATGCCGGGTCTTTTCTCGCCAATGCAATTCTTACTACAGACACTTTTGCTAAAGAGGGCTATATAGATTTTGAGATTGATGGCAAACAAGCCAATATGGCGGGCATTGCCAAAGGCTCGGGAATGATTCATCCTAATATGGCGACCATGCTGGCTTTTATCTGTACTGATGTCGCCGTTGCTCCGGAATTGTTACAAAAAATGGTAAGAAAGGCGGTCAGCACTTCTTTCAATATGATTACTGTGGATGGCGACACTTCTACCAATGATATGGTAGCAGTACTCGCCAATGGTTTGGCAGGGAATCAGGAGATCCAGTCCGAAGATGATCCCGGCTATAATGAGTTCATGCATCAGTTGGAAGAAATGATGAAGCACCTGGCGAAGCTGATTGTTTCTGACGGAGAAGGCGCTTCTAAGTTTATTGAATATACAGTGGTCAACGCTCCTGATGAACTCACGGCCCGTAAGCTGGTCCGTAATATTTCGGATTCAACGCTGGTCAAAGCCGCTATGTATGGCAGGGACCCTAACTGGGGCAGAGTGATTTGTGCAGCCGGTAATGCCGGAGTCCCTTTTAATTACAAGGATGTTGATCTCTACATTGGAGAAGAGAAAACGCTCGTTAAAGTGCTGGAAGATGGCAAGCCGCTGGAATTTGATCGCAACTATATGAAAAAAGTGCTTCGTGAATCTCATATACGTATCCAACTGGATATGAAAAACGGGGATGCACAGGCAGTAGGTTGGGGCGCCGACCTCACTACCGATTATGTGGTATTTAATT